CTAGCACCAGCTGCTGTGCTAACTGAAAATCCCGAGGCAAAGGATTTTGGGACGTCACCGTTACATGATGCAAAAGAATCAGCTAGTCACGGGCATGGTGTTGGTTATGGTGTTAGAGGTGGACCTCAGTATGTTGCTGATAAGGCTGCAGCTGCTAAGGACATTGCCATTGAGAAAGGTCGGTAGTATTTTCAACGCGGAACATAGATATGTTGAAAAGTTGCTAAATTCTCATTaagtattaaattttgattataatgtataaccaaacactatttttgaaaaaagcGAAAAAAATTGTAGAAAGATACCCCTTTCAAATGCAGGTGCACAAGCCAAAGATGCTGTCATTCATGGCGCTCAGATTGGATCCGAGTATGTTGTGGACAAGGCTAGAGTTGCAAAGGACACTGCTCTCGAAAAAGGCCAGCAAGCTTATGGTGCAACTAAAGATACCCTATCAGGTGCAGGACAAACAACAATGCAATCAGCTCAACAGGTGAAAGATTACACCCTGCAAAAAACAGGGGAGTCGAAAGATTATGCTTCCGAAAAGAGCAAGAATGCAGCAGGATACATCGGGCAGAAAGGCGTCGAGGCAAAAGATACTACTGTTGAAACAGGGAAAAGTGCAGTAGGGTATGCAGGGGAAGCAGCAAGAACCGCTGCCGAAAAGAGCAAGAATGCAGCAGGGTATGTCGGGAAGAAAGGCATCGAGGCAAAAGACGCCACTGTGGAAACAGGGAAAAGCACAGTTGGGTATGCAGGGGAAGCAGCTAAAACCGCCAAGGATATGGCGGAAATGGGAGCTTTTGGTGCTGCACATTATACAGCAAAAGGAGCAGCCGCGGCTACAAAAGCCACAGCTGATGTTGTTTCTAGTGCTGCAGGGTATGCAGGGGGGAAGGCAGTCGCCGCGAAGGACGCGGTTGCTGGTGCTGGTAAGAGCGCGGTGGAGTATGCAGGGGACAAATTGGCTGCTGCTAAAGATTACGTAGTCTCGGCGGAAGAAGGTGCAGCTGATTATGCAGGTAAAAAGAAGGCAGAAACTGAGAGACAACTAGAAGGTAATTCCAAGGTAAACATTAGGTTATTATCTCCTTGTTTTCGGCTCAAATTTACTgtacattgtatatatatattcatatgcGCTTGAGGTGAATTCATGTTTATGaccattatttcttttttaaattttaatgcaTTGAGCTGAATTCTGTGTTAAATGTGTGTACAGCGAGAAAGCGGAGGCGGAGTTTTTAGCGGAGAAAAGGAGGACACAGAGGAGGGCGGAGAGAGCGAGAGCAAGCCGGTGTTGCAGCAGCAGCAGGGAGGCGGTGGGGTGCTGCAAGCTATTGGTGAAACTCTGGTTGGAATAGGGAAGACTACAACAG
The DNA window shown above is from Solanum stenotomum isolate F172 chromosome 6, ASM1918654v1, whole genome shotgun sequence and carries:
- the LOC125868971 gene encoding seed biotin-containing protein SBP65-like, with translation MASEKAKRENDVHPAIHIKSVATAPAEHQPVVKVGGLEFSSGMQQQQKDSDTQRDKHSFHHVDQGLGGFKIESHREVCEEGRVHGGIHPQEEGNKKRAERKKPALAPAAVLTENPEAKDFGTSPLHDAKESASHGHGVGYGVRGGPQYVADKAAAAKDIAIEKGAQAKDAVIHGAQIGSEYVVDKARVAKDTALEKGQQAYGATKDTLSGAGQTTMQSAQQVKDYTLQKTGESKDYASEKSKNAAGYIGQKGVEAKDTTVETGKSAVGYAGEAARTAAEKSKNAAGYVGKKGIEAKDATVETGKSTVGYAGEAAKTAKDMAEMGAFGAAHYTAKGAAAATKATADVVSSAAGYAGGKAVAAKDAVAGAGKSAVEYAGDKLAAAKDYVVSAEEGAADYAGKKKAETERQLEGNSKRESGGGVFSGEKEDTEEGGESESKPVLQQQQGGGGVLQAIGETLVGIGKTTTDFVAGGNKQSQTGYQQGSEKRE